The Antedon mediterranea chromosome 11, ecAntMedi1.1, whole genome shotgun sequence genome window below encodes:
- the LOC140062544 gene encoding armadillo repeat-containing protein 6-like, with product MAKRITQETFDAVVKENIEEFGMEGQEAVDDVIKQFESQGVNLANIVTTLYLQKESGDNTSHRILESINKIAKIVDGGDYIDEELTESIKIFREECDIDLAHRVLAAANNAFPVLFSLCERFVDDESSLKEVLEALLCLCNGQPDLITLEAIIFMINHLENDSTDVTYLMIKITGVTSIMHEMNRQRYVANGLIEKLLSVLKKENVDCKIVKEACKSLKTLTLDDDIRAPFGKAHEHAKLMVELGAIEAMLDTLKNPLYQDEITLIEVCSMLSKLAVRNEFCQQIVNLGGLKFVLKILAEHLECQEIVKQVFAVLKAIAGNDDVKIAIVNSGGTGFILNAMSKHIKQSQVCALGCGAIGAIVLRNPNHCKVVMDSDGPTVILKAMTLHPNSKAVQTNACMAIRNLIARTKQYCEPILQIGAEELIQQASKQCPDEAKAALRDLGCKVELIERWKGEKNGVVN from the exons ATGGCAAAACGAATTACGCAAGAGACTTTTGATGCAGTCGTTAAGGAAAACATTGAAGAGTTTGGTATGGAAGGACAAGAAGCTGTGGATGATGTCATTAAACAATTTGAGTCGCAGGGTGTCAACCTCGCAAATATTGTAACTACACTCTACCTCCAAAAAGAGTCAGGGGATAACACAAGCCATCGCATACTTGAATCTATCAACAAAATAGCAAAGATAGTTGACGGTGGAGATTACATTGACGAGGAACTTACAGAAAGTATAAAAATATTCCGAGAGGAATGCGATATTGATTTGGCACATAGAGTATTAGCGGCAGCAAATAATGCTTTTCCAGTTTTATTTTCACTTTGCGAACGTTTTGTTGATGATGAAAGCAGCTTGAAAGAAGTACTAGAAGCTTTATTGTGTTTGTGCAATGGCCAGCCTGATTTAATTACTTTGGAAGCAATAATATTCATGATAAATCACCTGGAAAATGATAGCACAGATGTTACATACTTGATGATTAAAATCACAGGAGTAACATCCATCATGCATGAAATGAACAGACAGAGGTATGTAGCAAATGGACTGATAGAGAAATTATTATCTGtgttaaagaaagaaaatgtgGACTGCAAGATTGTGAAAGAGGCATGTAAGTCACTGAAGACTCTAACACTTGATGATGACATCAGAGCACCATTTGGTAAGGCTCACGAGCATGCCAAGTTGATGGTAGAACTAGGTGCCATTGAGGCCATGTTAGATACATTAAAAA ACCCATTATACCAAGATGAAATCACCTTGATAGAGGTTTGCTCAATGCTAAGCAAACTAGCTGTTAGAAATGAGTTTTGTCAACAAATTGTTAACCTAGGTGGCCTCAAGTTTGTACTTAAGATTCTAGCGGAACATCTGGAATGTCAG GAGATTGTGAAACAAGTATTTGCAGTGTTGAAAGCAATAgctggaaatgatgatgtcaaaaTAGCAATTGTTAATTCTGGAGGCACTGGCTTTATTCTGAATGCTATGTCTAAACACATCAAGCAATCCCAG GTATGTGCTTTGGGATGTGGTGCAATTGGTGCCATTGTACTTCGTAACCCAAACCATTGTAAAGTGGTGATGGACAGTGACGGGCCTACTGTTATCCTCAAGGCTATGACACTACATCCAAACTCAAAAGCAGTTCAG aCAAATGCATGCATGGCTATTCGTAACTTAATAGCACGCACCAAACAATACTGTGAGCCTATACTTCAGATAGGTGCTGAAGAGCTAATACAGCAGGCTAGTAAACAGTGTCCAGATGAAGCTAAGGCAGCACTGAGAGACCTAGGTTGCAAAGTGGAACTGATTGAACGTTGGAAGGGCGAGAAAAATGGTGTAGTAAATTAA
- the LOC140062905 gene encoding epithelial sodium channel subunit alpha-like translates to MADSPSSKQPNETLKEIIEDFGNNTTAHGIPRIITATSLLPKLFWTVLCLVAFSFFAYQSIEILEEYRSYPTTTKLELIPKSKVSFPSVTICNMNRLRRSALTGTRFEELVDIDGGFDKDYNDWFASDVFADSSYESQSVDAESQQPLNYSTTSSSLLDNGTEPTFPSSNGASDNGGGDYGGPSGGGLSGGGPSGGGNDYGGPSGGGNDYGGPSGGDGGGFGGGGDYNGDSSSSSYYSWYDFNFFQSLNFVYDDYYNWGNIENPNDWRAIYDNSVSQDYSDVVKALNPTKEELRDHGHQARDFILQCTFDKRMCNYTDFLQFQNLEFGNCYTFNHGTDEVLRHTSQTGAQFGLHLTLLIEQPEYVGILSHDVGARVSVHAPNIAPHPEDTGIAIETGTSTSIGLRQNEITRLNGNYGNCSDEQDKNEEEGMYYYDYSYPSCKKFCLQNELEENCGCVSDIYIDAPKCDFLNKTQQKCQQLIETLATEDKLDCNCPLRCTEVSYYTSISTSLWPSERYQDHLYSRVKDENTKVSNILDSFEKTRKNLLRVKIFFEELNFQSINEVPIYSTASLLGSLGGLLGLYIGLSTITMVEIIILFIDIIRFTCRKMFCRNRVMAFQN, encoded by the exons atggcagaTAGTCCAAGTTCTAAACAACCCAACGAGACACTAAAAGAGATAATTGAAGATTTTGGTAATAACACAACAGCACATGGAATACCCCGGATTATCACCGCAACGAGCCTTTTACCAAAATTATTTTGGACTGTGCTGTGTCTGGTTGCGTTTTCTTTCTTTGCCTATCAATCTATAGAGATTCTCGAAGAATATCGCAGCTACCCAACTACAACGAAATTAGAATTAATACCAAAAAGTAAAGTTTCATTTCCCTCGGTGACTATCTGTAATATGAACCGTTTACGGAGATCAGCTTTAACAGGAACACGATTTGAAGAACTGGTTGACATTGATGGTGGTTTTGACAAGGATTACAACGACTGGTTTGCATCCGATGTGTTTGCTGACTCATCGTATGAATCGCAGAGTGTCGATGCTGAATCACAGCAACCTCTTAATTATTCAACCACGTCATCAAGTTTGTTGGATAACGGAACAGAACCAACTTTCCCATCATCCAACGGGGCAAGTGACAATGGTGGAGGTGACTACGGTGGTCCTTCTGGTGGTGGTCTTTCTGGTGGTGGTCCTTCTGGTGGTGGAAATGACTACGGTGGTCCTTCTGGTGGTGGAAATGACTACGGTGGTCCTTCTGGTGGGGATGGTGGTGGTTTTGGTGGTGGTGGAGATTATAACGGTGATTCTTCTTCTTCCTCTTATTACTCTTGGTATGACTTCAATTTCTTTCAATCGCTCAATTTTGTGTACGATGATTATTACAACTGGGGAAATATTGAAAACCCCAACGACTGGAGGGCAATTTACGATAATTCAGTAAGTCAGGATTATAGTGACGTGGTGAAAGCTCTTAACCCTACAAAAGAGGAACTAAGAGACCATGGCCACCAGGCAAGAGACTTTATACTGCAATGTACGTTTGATAAGAGAATGTGTAATTATAC tgATTTTCTCCAGTTTCAAAATTTAGAATTTGGAAATTGCTATACATTTAACCACGGCACAGACGAGGTTTTACGACATACTAGTCAAACCGGCGCTCAGTTtg GACTGCACTTGACATTGTTAATCGAACAACCAGAATATGTTGGAATTCTGTCACATGATGTTGGTGCTCGGGTTTCTGTTCACGCACCAAACATTGCGCCTCATCCGGAAGACACTGGGATTGCTATTGAGACGGGAACATCTACATCGATTGGTTTACGACAA aatgAAATAACTCGACTAAATGGAAATTACGGAAATTGTTCCGACGAGCAAGACAAAAATGAAGAAGAAGGCATGTACTACTATGACTATTCCTATCCGTCATGTAAGAAGTTTTGTCTACAGAACGAACTTGAAGAGAATTGTGGATGTGTTTCTGATATATACATCGATGCACCAAAATGTGACTTTCTAAACAAAACACAGC AGAAATGCCAGCAATTGATTGAAACTCTTGCAACTGAAGATAAACTAGATTGTAACTGTCCCCTGCGATGCAC agAAGTAAGCTATTACACTTCGATATCAACATCTCTGTGGCCGTCTGAGCGTTATCAAGACCATTTGTACAGCAGAGTGAAGGATGAAAATACTAAAGTATCAAATATTTTGGACAGTTTTGAAAAAACAAG aaaaaatTTACTTCGCGTCAAAATCTTCTTTGAAGAGTTAAACTTCCAATCTATAAATGAAGTACCGATTTATAGC ACTGCTTCGCTTCTTGGTTCACTTGGCGGTCTCCTTGGTCTTTATATCGGCTTGTCCACGATCACAATGGTTGAGATCATCATCTTGTTTATCGACATTATACGATTCACGTGTAGAAAGATGTTTTGCAGAAACAGAGTTATGGCttttcaaaattga
- the LOC140063010 gene encoding epithelial sodium channel subunit beta-like, with protein RIFWLLLTLGLFALSGYQGYYLISDYLKRPTITQIQVVSKSDLTFPAITICNMNRLRRSALPGTRFEGLLEVDGGIEGGDYDYSWWFDWSYDTSYSSSSSNYSSSSSNYSSSSSSSSSSLSSSSSSSLSSYHNLFDWYDNYYYDSDFTFEYDHYYDWGDVTDENDWQGFYDNSKADDFSDILEVTRLTKEELRDLGHNAEDLIIQCTFDKRSCNYTEFHKFQNKHYGNCYTFNHDVNTDFYPLRKTSKSGAQYGLHLTLFLEQPEYVGILSPETGVRISIHPSDIKPFPEDDGITANPGTATSIGIRQTAISRLPEPYGNCTVDGSDSQYRSSSFNYSTAACIKSCVQQELYGKCGCVTDILIEADQCSVLDQKQQICRQLVEQLYEEDELECNCPLSCTDTTYAISTSTSLWPSERYEEHLYSRLLTTNLNAARMLTNIETSRKNLVRLRLYFEELNLEKLDQIPLYTIENLLGGVGGLLGLYIGVSAMTITEFIIFFWNLIAMTCKKSVCKNSIEPA; from the exons CGCATTTTCTGGTTGTTGTTGACCCTTGGTCTGTTCGCCCTCTCTGGTTACCAGGGCTACTATTTGATCTCGGATTACTTAAAAAGACCGACGATCACGCAGATTCAAGTGGTGTCAAAGAGCGACTTGACTTTCCCTGCCATCACTATTTGTAATATGAATCGATTAAGAAGATCTGCTTTGCCAGGAACCCGATTCGAAGGTCTTCTTGAAGTCGATGGTGGAATAGAAGGTGGAGATTACGATTACTCCTGGTGGTTTGATTGGTCCTACGATACGTCATATTCCTCTTCTTCGTCTAATTATTCTTCCTCTTCGTCTAATTATTCCTCCtcttcttcctcctcctcctcctctttatcatcatcgtcgtctTCTTCCCTATCATCTTACCACAATCTATTTGATTGGTACGACAACTATTATTATGATTCTGATTTCACCTTTGAATACGATCATTATTACGACTGGGGTGACGTGACGGATGAAAACGACTGGCAGGGATTTTATGACAATTCAAAGGCAGACGACTTCAGTGATATACTGGAGGTTACAAGACTGACGAAAGAAGAACTACGTGACCTGGGTCATAACGCCGAGGACCTCATAATACAGTGTACATTCGACAAACGCAGTTGTAATTATAC agAGTTCCACAAGTTTCAGAATAAGCATTACGGTAACTGTTACACATTTAACCACGACGTGAACACTGACTTTTATCCGTTGAGAAAAACAAGTAAATCAGGAGCACAGTATG GTCTTCATCTGACACTGTTTCTGGAGCAACCTGAGTACGTAGGAATTCTTTCTCCAGAAACAGGTGTAAGAATATCGATTCATCCATCCGACATTAAACCTTTTCCGGAAGACGATGGCATCACTGCCAACCCAGGGACTGCTACGTCAATTGGCATACGACAG ACAGCTATATCCCGTCTACCAGAACCTTATGGAAACTGCACTGTAGATGGATCTGACTCCCAATATAGATCAAGCTCGTTTAACTACTCGACAGCCGCTTGTATCAAATCGTGTGTACAGCAGGAATTATACGGCAAATGTGGTTGCGTTACCGACATCCTGATTGAAGCAGACCAGTGCAGTGTTCTAGATCAAAAACAAC AGATATGCCGTCAACTTGTTGAGCAACTGTATGAAGAAGACGAATTGGAATGCAACTGTCCACTGTCTTGCAC GGACACCACTTACGCCATTTCCACCTCGACGTCACTTTGGCCATCTGAACGATATGAG gagCATCTATATTCTAGACTGTTAACAACTAACCTGAATGCTGCTAGGATGTTAACGAATATCGAAACATCAAG GAAGAACCTGGTGCGATTGAGATTATACTTTGAAGAATTAAATTTGGAAAAACTAGATCAAATACCTTTGTACACG ATTGAAAACCTTCTTGGTGGCGTCGGAGGATTGCTTGGCTTGTACATCGGTGTTTCAGCCATGACAATCACTGAATTCATCATTTTCTTTTGGAATCTTATTGCGATGACGTGTAAGAAATCAGTCTGCAAGAATTCTATTGAACCAGCATAA
- the LOC140062546 gene encoding protein mono-ADP-ribosyltransferase PARP16-like: protein MINMTDELKNKIVQHISSDAVSCDLLWSLFSAALFTYRHDTVLRPFPSDFIDTNGEKDFENLENVARDIPNLKLVPDALKANQIPEQSCQLLNWVIDTKTFSLKTQDTKQFQNILELTGEASYEVKPDYVFEVQYCTASEEKFNRLRQSKDLLYAYHGSRLENFYSILHNGLHSHMNKTSLFGEGTYLSSDLSISLPYSPTCKGWHSSNLGESLSCVAVCEMIDHPDVKCQVKDSKTGSKGRTYAANSMGGEVPQKYYVVQNNEVIRLKYLLVFGSKVVSKTKVRSADRQPKWVKWIRQNSFLVTILFYIMVLLFIGLYNSKNARKFLKKYLL from the exons ATGATAAACATGACTGAtgaattaaagaataaaattgtGCAGCATATTTCATCAGATGCAGTATCATGTGACCTGCTTTGGAGCCTCTTTTCTGCTGCATTATTTACGTATCGGCATGATACTGTACTTCGACCATTTCCATCAGATTTCATAGATACAAATGGGGAGAAGGATTTTGAGAACCTA gaAAATGTTGCCAGAGATATACCTAACCTGAAATTGGTGCCAGATGCTTTGAAAGCAAATCAAATTCCTGAACAGTCCTGCCAACTATTAAATTGGGTGATAGACACTAAAACATTTAGTCTAAAAACTCAAGACACAAAGCAG tttcaaaatattttagaaTTAACGGGAGAAGCCAGTTATGAAGTGAAACCAGACTATGTATTTGAGGTACAATATTGTACAGCGAGTGAAGAGAAGTTTAACAGATTGCGGCAATCAAAGGACTTGCTTTATGCTTACCATGGCAGTCGCCTGGAAAACTTTTACTCAATCTTACATAATGGTCTTCATTCACATATGAACAAG ACATCATTATTTGGTGAAGGCACATACCTATCAAGTGACTTGAGCATATCGTTACCATATAGTCCAACATGTAAAGGCTGGCATAGCAGTAATCTAGGAGAAAGCTTGAGTTGTGTAGCGGTATGTGAGATGATTGACCACCCAGATGTCAAATGTCAAGTTAAAg ACTCAAAAACAGGATCAAAGGGACGGACATATGCAGCAAACAGCATGGGTGGTGAGGTTCCACAAAAATACTACGTTGTACAAAATAATGAGGTTATAAGACTTAAGTATTTACTTGTGTTTGGAAGCAAAGTTGTTAGTAAAACTAAAGTACG GTCTGCGGATAGACAACCAAAGTGGGTCAAGTGGATACGACAAAATTCTTTTCTagtaacaattttattttacataatggTCCTTCTATTTATAGGTTTGTATAATTCTAAGAATGCAaggaagtttttaaaaaaatatctattatgA